One bacterium genomic window, ATTGCCTCAACTACACTGGAATCAATCCCTACTACCTTAGAAAGGTTAATCTTGGTTATGCCCAGCTTTAAGCTCAAGAAGCCCATCATCTTCTCTTCACTCACTAAACCTGTAGAGACAAGGGCTCTCACTAACGACTCTTTGCTTTGCTTCTTCTTTAGCTTTTTCTAAGCCATCCTGGCTGATAATGCCATCCTTAACCAGGGCTTGTTCTAAATCTTAAATTAGCAATAAAATCTTGAGATTGTATAGGATTATTCCTAATTCGGGTTTGTGAATCTGCTCCTTTATAAATAATTTTCCCCACACGGTTGATATGTTCAATCAAATCAGGGTTATTTATGCTTTCGTAATGAACCACATCAAAAAAATATGGTAAGGGAATTTCTTCGTTAAGCGTGAAGCTTAGATGCTTGACTGTTTCGTCGCTAATATCCTTCCCTTTTATGGCCAGATCAACATCAGACCCTTTTTTATGGCTTCCTTTGGCGCGTGAACCAAATATAACCGCCTGTTCAATCTGAGAAAATCTCTCTAATGCTTTGATAATATTTTCCAGATCACGCTCTTTTAATTCGTTATTCATAATTCTACCTCAGGCTTTAGATGATTATACAATTGTTGCAACATAGGAAAATAT contains:
- a CDS encoding nucleotidyltransferase domain-containing protein, with the protein product MNNELKERDLENIIKALERFSQIEQAVIFGSRAKGSHKKGSDVDLAIKGKDISDETVKHLSFTLNEEIPLPYFFDVVHYESINNPDLIEHINRVGKIIYKGADSQTRIRNNPIQSQDFIANLRFRTSPG